In one window of Patescibacteria group bacterium DNA:
- the dnaK gene encoding molecular chaperone DnaK produces MSKILGIDLGTTNCAMSIMEGGQPKILENAEGNRTTPSVVAISKNGERLVGQTAKRQSVTNPENTVYAVKRLIGRHFNDNEVQRDINTVPYKIVKSGEGVAVHMGDKDYSPQEVSAMILSKLKADAEARIGEKITEAVITVPAYFNDSQRQATKDAGKIAGLDVKRIINEPTAAALAYGFDKKKGQKIAVYDLGGGTFDISVLEISEDTVEVKSTNGDTHLGGEDFDQVLIKWIIEDFKKENGIDLSKDNLPLQRIKEAAEKAKIELSTMMETEINQPFITTGENGPLHLVKKITRAKFEELVGDLVEKTLEPVRAALKDSGLTVNDIEEVVMVGGMTRMPLVLAKVKEFFGKEPHLGVNPDEVVAAGAAVQAGVLQGDVKDLLLLDVTPLTLGIETMGGVSTALIDRNTTIPASKSQIFSTAADNQPGVEIHILQGERSMAADNKTLGRFMLDGIPPAPRGVPQVEVTFDIDANGILHVKAQDKATGKEQKITITSSSGLDEKEIEKMKKDAEMHAEEDKKKKDSVEAKNHAESVIFSTEKLIKESGDKMSEADKKELEEKLEELKKVKDSTDSEDIKKKMEDVNVIAQKIGTAMYQNAQSEQTAQPGAEGEEKKDGDNVVEGEVEEKK; encoded by the coding sequence ATGAGTAAGATACTTGGTATCGACCTTGGTACAACTAATTGTGCGATGTCGATCATGGAGGGTGGACAGCCGAAAATTTTAGAGAATGCTGAGGGTAATAGAACAACACCATCAGTGGTAGCTATTTCAAAAAATGGCGAAAGACTAGTTGGTCAAACTGCAAAAAGACAATCTGTAACTAATCCAGAAAACACTGTTTATGCAGTAAAACGTTTGATTGGTCGTCATTTTAATGACAATGAAGTGCAAAGAGATATTAACACTGTGCCTTACAAGATTGTAAAGAGTGGCGAGGGTGTGGCCGTACACATGGGCGACAAAGATTATTCTCCGCAAGAAGTTTCAGCGATGATTTTGTCAAAATTGAAAGCTGATGCAGAAGCAAGAATTGGTGAAAAAATTACTGAAGCGGTTATTACCGTGCCGGCATATTTTAATGATTCACAAAGACAAGCAACTAAGGATGCGGGTAAAATTGCCGGTCTAGATGTAAAGCGTATTATCAACGAACCGACAGCAGCAGCTTTGGCCTATGGCTTTGACAAGAAAAAAGGCCAGAAGATTGCGGTATATGATCTTGGTGGTGGTACTTTTGATATTTCTGTTTTGGAAATCAGTGAAGATACGGTTGAGGTAAAATCAACCAACGGTGATACTCATCTTGGTGGTGAAGATTTTGACCAAGTTTTGATTAAGTGGATTATTGAAGATTTCAAAAAAGAAAATGGCATTGACTTATCAAAAGACAATTTGCCGTTGCAAAGAATTAAGGAGGCTGCTGAGAAAGCGAAGATTGAGTTATCAACGATGATGGAAACCGAAATCAACCAACCGTTTATTACGACGGGCGAAAACGGTCCATTGCATTTGGTTAAGAAAATTACTCGGGCAAAATTTGAAGAGTTGGTTGGCGACTTGGTTGAAAAGACTTTGGAACCAGTGCGAGCCGCTTTGAAAGATTCTGGCTTGACTGTAAACGATATTGAAGAAGTGGTGATGGTGGGTGGTATGACTAGAATGCCTTTGGTATTAGCGAAGGTGAAAGAATTTTTTGGCAAAGAACCGCATTTGGGTGTAAATCCTGACGAGGTGGTAGCGGCTGGTGCGGCGGTGCAAGCTGGTGTATTACAAGGTGATGTAAAAGATTTATTACTTTTGGATGTAACACCTTTAACATTGGGTATTGAAACAATGGGTGGTGTATCCACTGCCTTGATTGATAGAAACACAACTATCCCAGCTTCAAAATCTCAAATTTTCTCCACTGCGGCTGACAATCAACCGGGTGTAGAGATTCACATTTTACAAGGTGAGCGCTCAATGGCGGCTGATAACAAGACTTTGGGTAGATTTATGTTGGATGGTATTCCACCAGCTCCACGTGGTGTGCCCCAAGTTGAAGTAACTTTTGATATTGATGCGAATGGTATTTTGCACGTGAAAGCACAAGATAAGGCAACTGGTAAAGAGCAAAAGATTACCATTACTTCATCATCAGGACTTGATGAAAAAGAAATTGAGAAGATGAAAAAAGATGCGGAGATGCATGCCGAAGAAGATAAGAAAAAGAAAGATAGCGTGGAGGCAAAAAATCACGCTGAGTCTGTAATTTTCTCTACGGAAAAATTAATCAAAGAATCTGGCGATAAAATGAGCGAGGCGGACAAAAAAGAGTTGGAAGAGAAATTGGAAGAATTAAAGAAAGTAAAAGATTCAACTGATTCTGAAGATATTAAGAAAAAGATGGAGGATGTAAATGTAATTGCGCAAAAAATTGGCACAGCAATGTACCAAAACGCGCAAAGCGAGCAAACAGCTCAACCGGGTGCGGAAGGTGAAGAAAAGAAAGACGGCGACAATGTCGTTGAAGGTGAGGTTGAAGAGAAGAAGTAA